In Thermodesulfobacteriota bacterium, a genomic segment contains:
- a CDS encoding prepilin peptidase, which translates to MHNYLIEIIAFIFGTCIGSFLNVCIYRLPASKSIVHPRSMCPACENMIRAYDNIPILSYLLLKGRCRHCDTVISFRYPLVEMITGSFALCVFAKFGFTIEGLIYFAFISAMIVITLIDIDHRIIPDVISIPGIPVFFAASFALPTVTYIDSLIGILAGGGSLLLVAWLYNLITKKDGMGGGDIKLLAMIGALLGWKGVLFTIFVSSAVGTVSGMIFMLLTKKNMKLAIPFGPFLAIGSVLYIFYGPMLIHWYLNLLR; encoded by the coding sequence ATGCATAACTATCTAATTGAAATTATAGCATTTATATTCGGCACATGTATCGGAAGTTTCTTAAATGTATGCATATACAGGCTGCCTGCTTCTAAATCGATTGTGCACCCGCGTTCCATGTGTCCTGCATGTGAGAATATGATTCGGGCTTACGACAACATCCCCATTTTAAGTTATTTGTTACTTAAAGGCAGGTGCAGACACTGCGATACAGTCATATCTTTTCGTTATCCTCTGGTTGAAATGATAACCGGCTCTTTTGCCCTTTGCGTATTTGCCAAATTTGGCTTTACAATCGAAGGACTTATATATTTCGCCTTTATTTCAGCTATGATTGTTATTACGCTCATCGATATCGATCATCGCATCATACCGGATGTGATATCTATTCCTGGCATACCTGTATTCTTTGCAGCATCATTTGCCCTTCCCACAGTCACGTACATCGATTCTCTTATCGGTATTCTGGCAGGCGGTGGAAGTCTTCTTCTCGTTGCATGGCTCTATAATCTTATTACCAAAAAAGATGGAATGGGAGGAGGCGATATCAAACTTCTGGCAATGATCGGAGCCCTGTTGGGTTGGAAAGGTGTGCTGTTTACCATTTTTGTTTCATCCGCAGTCGGTACTGTATCAGGAATGATCTTTATGCTGCTGACTAAAAAAAACATGAAGCTGGCCATCCCCTTTGGGCCCTTTCTGGCAATCGGTTCTGTTTTATATATCTTTTACGGTCCCATGCTTATTCACTGGTACTTGAATCTTCTTCGATAA